A part of Pirellulaceae bacterium genomic DNA contains:
- a CDS encoding GNAT family N-acetyltransferase, translated as MESTASLEKGQPEPAATGWCVDLDVESCREPQGELTVQRSRCQELEAWHGTWRELAADCFMQQPIWLLNAWNHFHRHQSGVTSTDQAALVVTDAKQRTVACSLWFQQFRHGMRWWRAMGSDALCSDYQRAISPKALSTKVGLAVAEWFDRQPRNRLDLPTLIEVDGHSTDCPQWRAFFEVLGSRGWLIDSVEIDSSWRLTLPGDFATYEASLGKHMRRKFRQFLRVLADSRFELRICRTPAEIEDAWPNFVKLHQQRRQQLGQPGCFADSAYENFLRLTTLEFACQGQAWLPIMFYQQQPLATLLMFDSQHASCSYQSGIDTRHMKLEPGHLIYAAAIRETIGRGKREFDFLRGDEPYKQAWRAERHSLSRTVALPPGWVGRGISSAVKLRRCWRSWKKSQRSNSAIQVENKSS; from the coding sequence ATGGAATCAACCGCTTCCCTGGAAAAGGGACAACCTGAGCCAGCCGCGACTGGCTGGTGTGTTGATCTGGACGTTGAAAGCTGCCGAGAGCCGCAAGGGGAGTTGACAGTCCAGCGTAGCAGGTGCCAGGAGCTTGAAGCGTGGCACGGAACTTGGAGAGAACTGGCAGCGGACTGCTTCATGCAACAGCCGATCTGGCTGCTAAATGCTTGGAATCATTTTCATCGCCATCAATCGGGAGTGACTAGCACTGATCAGGCGGCGCTGGTAGTGACCGATGCAAAACAACGAACCGTGGCTTGTTCGCTTTGGTTTCAGCAGTTCCGACATGGCATGCGTTGGTGGCGAGCCATGGGAAGTGATGCCTTATGTAGCGACTATCAACGTGCCATCAGCCCCAAGGCGCTTTCCACGAAGGTTGGCCTGGCAGTAGCTGAGTGGTTTGATCGTCAGCCACGCAATCGGTTGGATTTACCGACGTTGATTGAAGTGGATGGCCACAGTACTGACTGTCCGCAGTGGCGAGCCTTTTTTGAGGTGCTTGGCAGTCGTGGCTGGTTGATCGACTCGGTGGAGATTGACAGCTCATGGCGACTCACGTTACCTGGCGACTTCGCGACTTATGAAGCGTCCCTAGGTAAGCATATGCGTCGCAAGTTTCGGCAATTTCTCCGTGTCCTGGCTGACTCGCGATTCGAGCTACGTATCTGCCGCACACCAGCGGAAATCGAAGATGCTTGGCCTAACTTTGTCAAGTTACACCAGCAACGCCGGCAGCAGTTGGGACAGCCTGGCTGCTTTGCTGACTCAGCCTACGAGAATTTCCTTAGACTTACTACGCTAGAATTTGCTTGTCAGGGGCAGGCTTGGTTACCGATCATGTTCTACCAACAACAGCCGTTGGCGACATTGCTGATGTTTGATTCGCAACACGCGAGTTGCTCATACCAATCCGGAATAGATACGCGGCACATGAAACTTGAACCCGGCCACCTTATCTACGCCGCTGCCATCCGCGAGACCATTGGGCGCGGCAAGCGCGAATTCGACTTTCTGCGGGGAGACGAGCCATACAAGCAAGCATGGAGGGCGGAGCGGCATTCTCTGTCACGTACCGTGGCCCTACCGCCCGGTTGGGTTGGGCGCGGTATATCCTCCGCCGTCAAGCTACGGCGATGTTGGCGGAGTTGGAAAAAATCTCAGCGGTCGAATTCGGCAATTCAAGTTGAGAACAAATCGTCTTAG
- a CDS encoding glycosyltransferase: MSLLACHLDRQRFDSHVIALASAGPLEEELVRAGVQVHVIGRRWDIDPSAWWRLRQALRHLAPDIVHAWSSQANTYGRLATVGALRSISLTTRGGTAHDQPPWRHWLDQQLMRGTSVQVASSSAEFAGEQQTAAHKARYRVIADAVSRPESPLQRDEFFRRLNLPPRKYLVAAVGGLVPNTGYPELIWCAELLRVVLRDFWLVIIGDGPYRQHLQHLRDQYGAQDAVRFVGHRSDANQLLSACDLLWSADPSGGQNGGILQAMASGLPVVARDTQANRELVIPGETGYLYDLENLGQMTRCSNLLLSDPPLRQRMGRSASQRALSQFSVEKMVAAYAELYEQLVAG; the protein is encoded by the coding sequence ATGTCGCTCTTAGCGTGCCATTTGGACAGGCAGCGCTTTGATAGCCATGTCATCGCACTTGCCAGCGCAGGTCCGCTGGAAGAGGAGTTGGTAAGAGCCGGAGTGCAGGTGCATGTAATCGGCAGGCGCTGGGACATCGACCCGAGCGCATGGTGGCGGTTGCGTCAGGCACTGCGCCATCTTGCACCGGACATCGTGCATGCCTGGTCTTCACAGGCCAATACCTACGGACGATTGGCGACAGTTGGGGCGCTGAGGTCGATTTCGTTAACAACGCGGGGTGGCACAGCCCATGATCAACCACCGTGGCGTCACTGGCTGGACCAGCAGTTAATGCGTGGAACTTCGGTGCAAGTGGCAAGTTCATCAGCAGAATTTGCAGGGGAGCAACAAACGGCAGCCCACAAAGCACGGTATCGCGTAATTGCCGATGCGGTTTCAAGACCGGAATCGCCGTTGCAGCGCGACGAGTTCTTTCGTAGGTTGAATTTGCCGCCGCGGAAATATCTGGTAGCAGCAGTGGGAGGCTTGGTGCCCAACACAGGATATCCAGAATTGATTTGGTGCGCGGAATTGCTGCGAGTTGTGCTGCGTGATTTTTGGTTAGTCATTATCGGAGATGGGCCATATCGGCAACACTTGCAACACCTACGGGATCAGTATGGGGCACAAGATGCCGTCCGATTTGTAGGACATCGCAGCGATGCCAACCAGTTGTTGTCCGCCTGCGATCTTTTGTGGAGTGCCGATCCGAGCGGCGGTCAAAACGGTGGCATTCTGCAAGCCATGGCCAGTGGCCTGCCTGTCGTGGCCCGTGATACACAGGCCAACCGCGAGTTGGTGATTCCAGGCGAAACCGGCTATTTATATGACCTTGAGAACCTCGGTCAGATGACACGTTGCTCAAATCTATTGCTCAGCGATCCGCCATTGCGGCAGCGCATGGGGCGGTCAGCCAGTCAGCGAGCACTCAGCCAGTTCTCTGTCGAAAAAATGGTGGCGGCGTATGCCGAGTTATATGAGCAACTCGTGGCGGGTTAA
- the trpD gene encoding anthranilate phosphoribosyltransferase: protein MFDFSGILSAIQAFRDLSRQEMSAAIEYMLSGSADENLVRQILSSLAAKGETVDELVGAALAMRAAMRRISSAKRPVLDTCGTGGDGSKTFNISTAAALALAATGVPVAKHGNRKITSSTGSADVLAELGLNLDAPPEVVQGCLDDVGICFCFAPLFHPAMKHVAAVRRQLGHPTIFNRLGPLANPAGAECQVLGVGDAAMQDMLALALQALGTQRSLVVRGQDGVDEISISAATRVLEVTPHEIREHLWTAEDFGVRSAPRTELWADDPASSAACIRRILQGQRGACRDVVVMNAAAALWLVQSNLSLADCAQKIAAAIDTGQAAQLVQRLATRTHQPA, encoded by the coding sequence ATGTTTGATTTTAGCGGAATTCTTTCGGCGATCCAAGCTTTTCGTGACCTGTCCAGACAGGAAATGTCGGCCGCAATTGAATATATGCTTTCCGGCAGCGCGGACGAGAACCTAGTGCGGCAAATTCTAAGCAGCCTGGCGGCCAAAGGCGAAACGGTTGATGAACTGGTGGGAGCTGCCTTGGCAATGCGGGCCGCGATGCGGCGAATTTCATCGGCCAAGAGGCCAGTTTTGGATACCTGCGGCACCGGTGGCGATGGCTCTAAGACGTTCAATATCAGCACTGCTGCTGCTCTGGCTTTGGCAGCCACAGGCGTGCCTGTAGCCAAGCATGGCAATCGCAAGATCACTAGCAGCACCGGTTCCGCGGATGTATTGGCGGAACTGGGGCTGAACCTGGACGCTCCTCCGGAGGTGGTCCAGGGGTGTTTGGACGATGTGGGGATTTGTTTCTGTTTCGCCCCATTGTTTCACCCGGCCATGAAGCATGTGGCAGCCGTGCGCCGGCAATTGGGTCATCCGACCATCTTTAATCGCTTGGGACCGTTGGCAAATCCAGCTGGTGCTGAGTGCCAAGTCTTGGGCGTCGGCGACGCGGCAATGCAGGACATGCTGGCGCTAGCCCTGCAAGCGCTGGGGACGCAGCGATCGCTGGTCGTGCGCGGCCAAGACGGTGTCGACGAAATTTCCATTTCTGCCGCGACGCGAGTCTTAGAGGTTACGCCCCATGAAATTCGCGAACACCTGTGGACGGCCGAGGATTTTGGAGTCCGCTCGGCCCCGCGCACGGAGCTGTGGGCTGATGATCCAGCTAGCAGTGCAGCCTGCATTCGCCGCATTCTGCAGGGACAACGGGGGGCGTGTCGTGACGTCGTGGTCATGAACGCAGCAGCTGCGCTGTGGCTTGTACAGTCCAACCTATCGTTGGCTGACTGTGCACAGAAAATCGCTGCTGCGATCGACACGGGACAGGCAGCGCAGTTGGTCCAGCGGCTAGCGACCCGAACACACCAGCCAGCCTGA
- a CDS encoding redoxin family protein encodes MTIGSPAPAIDIEHWISNGEGRFKPVQKFSPGKVYVIEFWATWCGPCVRSIPQLAALQQRYADQGLQIISVSNEDRETVDQFLQRTVVDSKDETTYAKLTSAYCLTTDPDGSVQEDYMVAAAQSGIPTAFLIGKDGVIEWIGLPSDIDEPIQKVLQGTWDRAAARAAIVAEQRRMHVQTAIGQAMSRGNVDAALKIIAQAKIDYADDRELVELLNFAEIQVRVFPATRLAMEGKIDESLKMLEELKASSPSQQQEITEIQFSVLLHGQRFDAAAKTLDAIVAKESDAEKLNAIAWSLYEAASDTKDFSESLLAAATRTASKSIQLAPHDATAYDTHAHLLHRQGQRDAAIEAQTRAVELADETMREEYAAFLEQMKAEKTEAQ; translated from the coding sequence CTGACGATCGGGTCACCAGCACCGGCGATCGATATCGAGCACTGGATCAGTAACGGAGAGGGGCGTTTCAAACCCGTACAGAAGTTTTCTCCAGGCAAAGTGTATGTTATCGAGTTTTGGGCAACATGGTGCGGCCCGTGTGTCCGAAGTATTCCACAGTTGGCGGCCTTGCAGCAGCGTTATGCGGACCAAGGATTGCAGATCATCAGCGTCAGCAACGAAGACCGGGAAACCGTGGATCAATTCTTACAGCGGACAGTAGTTGACTCCAAAGACGAGACGACTTACGCGAAATTGACGTCGGCCTATTGCCTCACGACCGATCCAGACGGCTCGGTTCAAGAAGACTACATGGTAGCAGCGGCGCAGAGCGGGATACCAACTGCGTTTCTGATTGGCAAGGATGGCGTGATCGAGTGGATCGGGCTGCCTAGTGACATCGACGAACCGATTCAGAAGGTACTTCAAGGAACTTGGGACCGCGCTGCGGCACGAGCCGCCATCGTAGCTGAACAACGTCGAATGCATGTTCAAACGGCCATCGGCCAGGCGATGAGCCGAGGCAACGTCGACGCGGCACTCAAGATCATTGCACAAGCCAAAATCGACTATGCGGATGATCGTGAGCTTGTCGAGCTCTTGAACTTTGCCGAAATACAAGTTCGCGTCTTTCCTGCCACTCGGTTGGCCATGGAAGGCAAGATCGACGAGTCGCTGAAAATGCTGGAAGAGTTGAAGGCTTCATCGCCTTCACAGCAACAAGAGATAACTGAAATTCAGTTCAGCGTCCTATTGCATGGCCAGCGCTTTGACGCTGCCGCCAAGACACTGGACGCGATTGTAGCTAAAGAATCAGATGCAGAAAAGCTGAATGCAATTGCCTGGTCGTTGTACGAAGCAGCTAGCGATACCAAAGATTTCTCGGAATCGTTGCTGGCCGCAGCAACTCGGACTGCCAGTAAGTCGATTCAGTTAGCGCCTCATGACGCTACCGCATACGATACACATGCGCATTTGTTGCATCGCCAAGGACAGCGAGATGCTGCCATCGAGGCACAGACACGAGCCGTTGAACTGGCCGACGAAACAATGCGGGAGGAGTATGCCGCATTCTTAGAGCAGATGAAAGCGGAAAAAACCGAAGCCCAGTAA
- a CDS encoding DNA-3-methyladenine glycosylase produces MSPENRWSKSAFQGTPRAVARRLLGSLLVRQLDGQRLSGIIVEVEAYLSRDDAASHSARGLTRSNRSMFAEAGSLYVYPIHTHHCLNIVTQPIGIGSAILIRAIEPVEGLDMMCRLRQLEELKAGQRQVSWLRSLTSGPGRICQAMAVNRLLDGIDLACDAPMWLEEAPASVRRQSWRVKSGRRIGISQSQELPLRWFIQGHQLVSGSAAEHPSGRTWRFGIQRTEAVSQS; encoded by the coding sequence ATGAGTCCTGAAAATCGCTGGTCAAAGAGCGCGTTCCAGGGAACCCCGCGGGCTGTCGCCCGACGTCTGTTGGGTAGTTTGCTGGTTCGACAACTGGACGGCCAGCGGCTCAGTGGGATCATCGTTGAGGTAGAAGCCTACTTGTCGAGAGACGATGCAGCCAGCCACAGCGCTCGTGGGCTGACCCGCAGTAATCGTAGTATGTTCGCTGAGGCCGGTAGTCTGTACGTTTATCCGATTCACACGCACCACTGTCTGAATATTGTGACTCAGCCGATCGGCATCGGCAGCGCAATACTGATTCGAGCGATTGAGCCCGTTGAGGGACTGGACATGATGTGCCGTCTAAGGCAGCTTGAAGAACTCAAAGCTGGTCAGCGACAGGTGAGCTGGTTGCGGAGTCTAACCAGCGGTCCAGGGCGGATATGTCAGGCGATGGCCGTGAATCGATTGCTGGACGGCATCGACTTGGCGTGCGATGCACCAATGTGGCTTGAGGAAGCACCCGCTAGCGTGCGCCGCCAATCCTGGCGAGTCAAAAGCGGGCGCCGGATCGGGATTAGTCAATCTCAGGAATTGCCATTGCGCTGGTTTATTCAGGGGCACCAACTGGTCAGTGGCTCAGCTGCCGAACATCCAAGCGGCAGGACATGGCGCTTTGGAATACAACGCACAGAAGCTGTCTCGCAATCGTGA
- a CDS encoding sigma-70 family RNA polymerase sigma factor yields MSDQDEYFDSTFDDQTRQTEGRSKKRDSAQDGPGAQSPLETYLREINATSLLSGEQERELARRIAKGDVEARDHMVRANLRLVVNIARGYVGKGLGLQDLIEEGNLGLLRAVEGFDPEMGTRFSTYASYWIKQSIKRALINCAKTIRIPAYMVELLSKWRRASARLTEELGRGPTQEEVGRVLGLPRKKLPIIKKAIQIYNSAPQNDQTDAGWSLGDLVMDDRLKAPDEELLDHDVLSTVLELLDHLETREATVLKMRFGLGDQQAHTLKEIGHELGLTRERVRQIETEALAKLAHGLRDPKERAGLV; encoded by the coding sequence ATGTCCGACCAAGACGAGTATTTCGACTCAACGTTTGACGATCAGACTCGACAGACCGAAGGACGCAGCAAGAAACGTGATTCGGCCCAGGACGGACCGGGTGCCCAGTCTCCTCTGGAAACCTATTTGCGCGAGATCAACGCGACGAGCCTGTTGTCTGGCGAGCAAGAGCGCGAGCTGGCCCGTCGCATAGCCAAAGGCGATGTCGAAGCGCGTGACCACATGGTGCGTGCCAACTTGCGGTTGGTAGTCAACATCGCCCGAGGGTACGTTGGCAAAGGATTGGGACTACAAGACCTGATCGAAGAAGGCAATTTAGGCCTGCTCCGCGCTGTGGAAGGATTCGACCCCGAAATGGGCACGCGCTTTAGCACCTACGCCAGCTATTGGATCAAACAGTCCATCAAGCGCGCGCTGATTAATTGCGCCAAGACGATTCGCATCCCGGCCTACATGGTCGAGCTATTGTCGAAATGGCGTCGAGCTTCGGCGCGATTGACAGAGGAACTTGGGCGGGGGCCAACTCAGGAAGAAGTGGGCCGAGTGCTTGGACTGCCGAGAAAGAAACTGCCCATCATCAAGAAAGCCATCCAGATCTACAACAGCGCGCCACAGAATGACCAAACCGACGCAGGTTGGTCCCTGGGTGATTTGGTTATGGATGATCGGCTCAAGGCACCCGACGAGGAGCTGTTGGATCACGATGTGCTAAGTACTGTGCTGGAACTGTTGGACCACTTGGAGACGCGCGAAGCTACAGTGCTGAAGATGCGTTTTGGATTAGGGGATCAGCAGGCTCATACGCTAAAAGAAATCGGTCACGAACTGGGGCTAACTCGCGAACGTGTGCGACAAATCGAAACCGAAGCACTCGCCAAACTGGCACACGGTCTACGTGACCCCAAAGAGCGTGCCGGATTGGTTTAA
- a CDS encoding acyltransferase, which translates to MHAESLTVPVKRTRIVELDALRALAAINLMVFHFTHLYSAKFGYSTPLGFDFPYGKYGVLLFFMLSGAVNALTLAKKQDAGKFLSARCLRILPCYYIVLALNLVLMTCQPLATGPGWTWPQLLANLTVMPNLFGYECLEPVMWTLQIEILFYGLLIFFYLCGWLDKPLRSIPAALIVCLVGCLGIDYLETHLGSESALVVSATLVRRILLLDYFPQFAIGILLQQCWQADTQRSASGSSSLPGWAWRHRKTLWCVMASLIVLHLTDHRSFNPVVSVGFTALLAASLYGNVPFLRFKPLVFISGISYMVYLLHYHTGCVFIHWINEGMGVPPVVSFALALPFTIAVSTLAAYGLERPLAKFLRERLFRQPSSSAMPNPLNAVAQGVR; encoded by the coding sequence ATGCATGCGGAATCGTTAACTGTCCCTGTAAAACGCACCAGAATTGTCGAATTGGATGCGTTGCGCGCGTTGGCAGCCATCAATTTGATGGTGTTCCACTTCACGCATCTGTACAGCGCCAAGTTTGGCTACTCAACTCCACTGGGGTTCGATTTTCCCTACGGCAAATACGGAGTGCTGTTATTTTTCATGCTCAGCGGAGCAGTCAATGCGCTTACGCTGGCAAAGAAACAGGATGCAGGAAAGTTCTTGTCGGCCAGATGCCTTCGGATTCTGCCATGCTACTACATTGTGCTGGCGCTGAACCTCGTGCTGATGACCTGCCAGCCACTGGCCACCGGTCCCGGTTGGACCTGGCCGCAATTGCTGGCCAATTTGACGGTTATGCCCAATCTGTTTGGTTACGAGTGTCTCGAGCCGGTGATGTGGACGCTACAGATTGAGATCTTGTTCTACGGTTTGCTAATCTTCTTCTACCTGTGTGGATGGTTAGATAAGCCGCTGCGCAGCATCCCGGCGGCGCTGATTGTGTGCTTGGTAGGTTGTTTGGGTATCGACTACCTGGAAACACATTTAGGCAGCGAGTCAGCGTTGGTAGTTTCTGCCACGTTGGTACGCCGAATCTTGTTGCTGGATTACTTCCCACAATTTGCAATCGGGATTCTACTGCAGCAGTGTTGGCAGGCGGATACTCAACGTTCAGCCAGTGGGTCAAGTTCTTTGCCAGGGTGGGCATGGCGACATCGCAAGACTTTATGGTGCGTGATGGCCAGTCTGATCGTACTTCACCTAACCGATCATCGTAGCTTCAACCCGGTCGTGTCTGTTGGATTTACGGCACTTCTCGCGGCCAGTCTCTATGGTAATGTGCCGTTCCTGCGGTTCAAACCCTTAGTGTTCATCAGTGGCATTTCTTACATGGTTTATCTGTTGCACTATCACACTGGCTGTGTCTTCATTCACTGGATTAACGAAGGCATGGGTGTGCCGCCAGTCGTAAGCTTCGCACTGGCGCTGCCATTCACCATCGCCGTGTCAACCCTGGCAGCGTATGGTCTGGAACGACCACTGGCCAAGTTCTTGCGAGAACGGCTATTTCGTCAACCGTCAAGTTCAGCAATGCCTAACCCACTGAACGCAGTGGCACAAGGAGTTCGATAA
- a CDS encoding nucleoside hydrolase, with translation MPRKIIIDCDPGIDDALALSCALFDPRLEVLAITACAGTVDSEQATRNVHALVERLDPPLMPRIGAALDPQQGAAVSNGSNLHGEHGLGTVAWQPITRQHSIPSDKLLCDQMRAHPGEITLVCTGPLTGVAQALSRDPAICTLVDRIIIAGGSVRLEGNVSACAEFNMHFDPISAQAVFGSPTSKTLLPLEVTSELSFGWELVDRLPPKHTRIGAVLHEVVPHLFRSTRQRLGRETVAFQALAPILMLLDPLLFQTSVMAGDVETAGELTRGATIFDNRDPRQWLDNMEVAISVDAESAMDAFDNLLKYLAQDHPS, from the coding sequence ATGCCCAGGAAGATTATCATAGACTGCGATCCAGGGATCGACGATGCCCTGGCGCTCAGCTGCGCATTATTTGATCCGCGGCTTGAAGTCTTAGCGATCACGGCGTGTGCGGGAACTGTCGATTCCGAACAAGCTACTCGCAATGTTCATGCGCTGGTCGAACGTCTTGACCCTCCGCTGATGCCGCGGATCGGCGCGGCCCTTGATCCTCAACAGGGTGCCGCCGTTTCCAATGGTTCAAATTTGCATGGCGAACACGGTTTAGGAACTGTGGCTTGGCAACCAATCACCCGTCAGCACTCAATTCCTAGCGACAAATTGCTGTGCGATCAAATGCGTGCACACCCCGGTGAAATCACCCTTGTCTGCACAGGACCGTTAACGGGTGTGGCCCAAGCGCTCAGTCGCGACCCGGCGATTTGCACGCTGGTCGACCGCATCATCATCGCTGGAGGTTCAGTTCGCTTGGAGGGCAATGTATCTGCCTGTGCTGAGTTCAACATGCACTTCGATCCGATCAGCGCGCAAGCCGTGTTTGGCTCACCAACCAGCAAAACCTTATTGCCATTGGAGGTCACGAGTGAACTCAGTTTTGGCTGGGAACTTGTCGACCGCCTACCGCCCAAGCACACCAGGATCGGCGCGGTTCTGCATGAGGTTGTACCTCATCTGTTTCGCTCAACCCGCCAGCGACTTGGTCGTGAAACGGTTGCCTTTCAAGCGCTCGCACCGATCCTGATGTTGCTGGACCCATTGCTGTTTCAAACTTCGGTGATGGCTGGAGATGTGGAGACCGCTGGCGAATTGACGCGGGGTGCCACGATATTTGACAATCGCGATCCTCGCCAGTGGCTGGATAATATGGAAGTTGCAATTAGCGTGGATGCCGAATCAGCGATGGACGCATTCGATAACCTGCTCAAATACTTGGCTCAAGACCACCCATCGTAG
- a CDS encoding DinB family protein — MFESEANLNRFLRQYLKLVTSDLSEEQLDQAPISGFHSVRWILCHLAIAGDMGLLMAGRNKHSPSGWRKAYGPGSDGQIHPQFRPTKQEALSLLTEIYEDLSGAVQMCSPDMLNQAHQLELLKQSVLQTNQHLLAHLLTTHFAVHLGQISTLRRQLGLPHLF, encoded by the coding sequence GTGTTTGAGTCCGAAGCCAATCTCAACCGATTCTTACGGCAGTACCTTAAGTTGGTCACCTCCGATCTGAGCGAAGAGCAACTTGACCAAGCACCTATTTCCGGCTTTCATTCAGTGCGTTGGATTCTGTGCCACTTGGCGATTGCAGGCGACATGGGGCTGCTGATGGCAGGTCGCAACAAGCATAGCCCTTCGGGTTGGCGCAAGGCTTATGGGCCGGGTTCGGATGGTCAAATCCATCCCCAATTCCGCCCCACGAAACAAGAGGCGTTGTCGCTGCTGACTGAAATCTACGAGGATTTATCCGGAGCGGTCCAAATGTGCTCGCCCGACATGCTGAATCAAGCTCATCAGCTCGAACTGCTAAAACAATCCGTACTGCAAACCAACCAGCACTTGCTGGCGCATTTGCTGACAACGCACTTCGCAGTTCACCTGGGGCAGATATCGACACTGCGTCGTCAGTTGGGTCTGCCGCATCTTTTTTAA